The Solanum pennellii chromosome 11, SPENNV200 genome contains a region encoding:
- the LOC107004853 gene encoding mitochondrial proton/calcium exchanger protein has protein sequence MASRAILRRKRNLFDSTQKPHTFIRAFSSYENWGSSKASNSWDWRSMVTHQPQNADNRNEGSSSPSTKDELLKVWGKHVLLNSSEVPALGFRVGRCGSLSTLGARWIIHQQQYSTAAAGQPDFGKGNDKDAEPAVKQKKEASPEECDEAVEDLTMAKAKAKSKQLQDSQISIKTVVKKIWAVLLGIGPALRAVASMSREDWAKKIRHWKDEFKSTMQHYWLGTKLLWADVRICSRLLLKTAKGKSLSRRERQQLTRTTADIFRLVPVAVFIIVPFMELLLPVFLALFPNMLPSTFQDKMKEEEALKRKLNARIEYAKFLQETVKEMAKEVKNSRSGELKNTAEDLDEFMNKVRRGASVSNEEILGFAKLFNDELTLDNISRPRLVNMCKYMGINPFGTDAYLRFMLRKRLQKIKNDDKMIQAEGVESLSEDELRQACRERGLLGLLSVEEMRQQLRDWLDLSLNHSVPSSLLILSRAFTVSGKVKPEEAVQATLSSLPDEVVDTVQVTSLPSEDALAEKKRKLEFLEMEEELIKEEEEEEEEEQAKMKDKQKDVALEEMTLATAKEAEELKKTKTLDQQEQLCELSRAIAVLSSASSVSLERHEFLRLVKKEIELYNSMVDKGGPEGEEEVRKAYKAAREEDNDHTQERTVDDKVSSALINRVDVMLQKLEKEIDDVDAKIGDRWRLLDRDYDGKVTPEEVASAASYLKDTLAKEGIQELITNLSKDREGKILVQDLVKLASEIEHAEEEEETTEEEKAQK, from the exons ATGGCTTCAAGAGCAATATTGAGAAGGAAGAGGAACCTCTTTGATTCTACTCAGAAACCTCACACCTTCATTCGAGCTTTTTCGAGCTATGAGAACTGGGGATCATCTAAGGCGTCTAATTCATGGGATTGGCGCTCTATGGTAACTCATCAACCTCAGAATGCAGATAACAGAAATGAAGGAAGTTCAAGTCCGTCTACCAAAGATGAGTTACTAAAAGTTTGGGGAAAGCATGTCCTACTCAACTCATCTGAAGTTCCAGCCTTGGGTTTTAGAGTAGGAAGATGCGGGTCTCTTTCTACTTTGGGGGCCAGGTGGATAATACACCAACAACAATATTCGACAGCTGCAGCAGGTCAACCTGATTTTGGTAAAGGAAATGATAAGGATGCAGAACCAGCGGTTAAACAGAAGAAAGAAGCTTCACCAGAAGAATGTGATGAAGCAGTTGAGGATTTAACCATGGCCAAAGCCAAAGCAAAATCCAAACAGCTGCAAGATTCGCAGATCAGTATTAAAACTGTAGTAAAGAAAATTTGGGCAGTGTTATTAGGGATTGGTCCTGCTTTGAGAGCCGTTGCTTCAATGAGCAG GGAAGACTGGGCAAAGAAGATCCGGCACTGGAAGGATGAATTTAAATCAACAATGCAACACTATTGGTTGGGTACCAAACTGCTTTGGGCTGATGTTAGGATATGTTCGAGGCTCTTGTTGAAAACAGCCAAGGGGAAGAGTCTTTCCAGGAGGGAAAGGCAACAACTAACACGGACAACAGCTGATATTTTTAGGCTGGTTCCTGTTGCAGTGTTTATTATTGTTCCATTTATGGAGCTCTTGTTGCCGGTATTCCTGGCTTTGTTTCCCAACATGCTGCCATCAACCTTTCAAGATAAGATGAAAGAAGAG GAGGCTCTGAAAAGGAAGCTGAATGCTAGGATTGAATACGCAAAGTTTCTACAAGAAACAGTCAAAGAGATGGCAAAGGAAGTTAAAAACTCTCGAAGCGGAGAACTAAAGAATACAGCTGAGgatcttgatgaattcatgaataag GTCAGAAGGGGTGCTAGTGTATCTAATGAGGAAATTTTAGGATTTGCCAAGCTTTTCAATGATGAGCTCACTCTGGATAATATCAGCAG ACCGAGGTTGGTGAATATGTGCAAATATATGGGTATTAACCCCTTTGGAACTGATGCATACTTGCGGTTCATGCTTAGAAAGAGGCTCCAAAA GATCAAGAACGATGACAAGATGATTCAAGCAGAGGGTGTAGAGTCCCTTTCAGAGGACGAGCTACGTCAAGCCTGTCGAGAACGAGGCTTACTTGGATTACTCTCAGTAGAAGAAATGCGACAGCAG TTGCGAGATTGGCTGGACTTATCACTCAACCATTCAGTGCCATCTTCTTTATTAATCCTTTCTAG AGCCTTCACAGTGTCAGGCAAAGTAAAACCAGAGGAAGCTGTTCAAGCTACACTTTCATCACTGCCAGATGAGGTGGTTGACACTGTTCAAGTTACATCTTTGCCATCTGAAGATGCTCTTGctgaaaagaagagaaagctAGAGTTCTTAGAAATGGAGGAAGAGCTCATCAAG GAGGAggaagaggaggaagaagaagagcaGGCTAAGATGAAAGATAAGCAGAAGGATGTAGCTTTGGAAGAGATGACTCTTGCAACAGCTAAAGAAGCAGaagaactaaaaaaaacaaaaactttgGATCAACAAGAGCAGCTCTGTGAGCTCAGTCGTGCGATTGCTGTTCTATCATCGGCTTCT TCCGTAAGCCTGGAGCGTCATGAGTTTTTGAGACTTGTCAAAAAAGAG ATTGAGTTGTACAACAGCATGGTGGATAAAGGCGGCCCTGAAGGTGAAGAAGAAGTCCGGAAGGCATATAAAGCAGCTAGGGAGGAGGATAATGACCACACTCAAGAAAGGACTGTGGATGATAAAGTTTCTTCAGCACTTATTAATAGG GTTGATGTAATGCTCCAAAAACTTGAAAAGGAAATTGATGATGTGGATGCCAAGATTGGTGATCGTTGGCGGTTACTGGATAG GGATTATGATGGAAAAGTCACTCCAGAGGAGGTGGCATCTGCTGCTTCATACCTCAAGGATACATTAGCGAAGGAGGGTATCCAGGAGCTCATAACCAACCTTTCCAAGGACAGAG AAGGAAAAATCCTTGTCCAAGATCTGG